One Fibrobacter sp. DNA window includes the following coding sequences:
- a CDS encoding ABC transporter permease, protein MTTIILPETLTAANSKELLRNCTKQLRSGALCLDGSNLASMDYSGDAFFALLAELSEKTGNTLTLAHFNADIKAHLSALRRMEPPEKPQKGTNNILEMLGGVGFAVLKETFEVLTLLFMSIYWTIFGPFDKGKIHFGGVAKQMFKSGSEAMGICFLFVGLICLTMALQSSIMLNAVGGGSYLASGLGFLIFAEIGPLLTTIILAGRSGSAMAAEIANMSVCEEVKAIKSMAIPPVQYLVVPRFIALSITTPILSFCSSIVGSLAGFLIAYFFCDISFSNYMMGIREGIAPITFLKSTIKALVFGWIVTLIACNKGLNAHGGAEAVGKATTSSVVAAICTIVISDTLFAFIFY, encoded by the coding sequence ATGACGACAATCATCTTGCCAGAAACGCTTACCGCGGCCAACAGCAAAGAACTGCTGAGGAATTGCACAAAGCAACTCCGCAGCGGTGCCTTGTGTCTCGACGGCAGCAATCTCGCAAGCATGGACTACAGCGGCGACGCCTTCTTCGCGCTTTTGGCGGAACTTTCCGAAAAGACGGGTAACACGCTCACCCTCGCCCACTTCAACGCAGACATCAAGGCGCACCTTTCCGCCCTCCGCAGAATGGAACCGCCCGAAAAGCCGCAAAAGGGCACGAACAACATCCTCGAGATGCTGGGCGGTGTCGGGTTCGCCGTATTGAAGGAAACCTTCGAGGTCCTGACGCTCCTGTTCATGTCCATCTACTGGACCATCTTCGGGCCGTTCGACAAGGGCAAGATCCACTTTGGCGGTGTCGCCAAGCAGATGTTCAAGTCGGGCAGCGAGGCCATGGGTATCTGCTTCCTGTTCGTCGGGCTCATTTGCCTTACGATGGCGCTCCAGAGTTCCATCATGCTGAATGCGGTGGGTGGCGGCTCCTACCTCGCCTCGGGGCTGGGCTTCCTGATTTTCGCGGAAATCGGCCCGCTCCTTACGACCATCATTCTCGCCGGGCGTTCCGGCAGCGCCATGGCCGCCGAAATCGCGAACATGAGCGTGTGCGAAGAGGTCAAGGCCATCAAGTCCATGGCCATCCCGCCAGTGCAGTACCTCGTGGTTCCGCGTTTCATCGCCCTGAGCATCACGACGCCGATCCTCTCGTTCTGCTCGTCCATCGTCGGCAGCCTCGCCGGGTTCCTCATCGCGTACTTCTTCTGCGACATTTCGTTCTCCAACTACATGATGGGCATCCGCGAAGGTATCGCCCCCATCACGTTCCTCAAGAGCACCATCAAGGCGCTCGTGTTTGGCTGGATCGTGACGCTTATCGCCTGCAACAAGGGGCTGAACGCCCACGGCGGTGCCGAAGCCGTCGGTAAGGCGACTACGTCGAGCGTCGTCGCCGCGATTTGCACCATCGTCATTTCCGACACCCTTTTCGCCTTCATTTTCTACTAG
- a CDS encoding InlB B-repeat-containing protein, which translates to MKKMAVLLLTAGIGLSMAGWDGKSKEKPETTVIDQKTFYLIKNEANLAWFADTVNRTAGKSMLNAKLTAPMNMRHKLFVPIAAGKGDTQFGGIFDGDGYTISDLYIDAAKIGEIENPNCEKEKAKCNAQNVAFIAVLGGGTVKNLVLENVDITASTNAGDILSKEQPITVGSVVAWQTSGTIEACFATGNIQTSGKGNVVGGIVGNMKGGTAKNNLSTVNIHVSGDESYAGGTVGVIRGNVTLQSNAYDGSSIVNNGDGSIGGVIGHLENGTATLSHCYYDTDIADDGIGFTTKDTTKVELKGSTSGEKNLNSATVVCGLNNGNLAEGSCPEGIWNQGATHISLNKASLNENGKIVYQITFDANKGVFSKSAKTSKLLEAGETITATEITEPLRGDTVFAGWALTADAETPAADLGVAAKATTVYAVWKNMFAITFNANGGAFLNEAGETVIGDASKIVAENAEINMEGIRIGTTYGVDETTFYFVGWATEADAEEPLESLGTATGNATFYALWREEVTYTVTFDAGIGGYSVAFVKEDGKAVKPDDPKAEGYTFGGWFNGETAYDFDEVVTKDLTLTSQWKPVEYKITYELGEGKNHKDNPATYTVETATIALGAPTKEGYSFDGWFYDNKYTDRATQITKGSTGDMTLYAKWEIETFTVTYMAGRYGKGIVASDLKEYGFEINLSKKTYTREGYKQTGWSTTDGGKLAYKLGEKYDKNEGLSLFPYWEEDPDAIRHSTVAAGPKFGAVAHGRTLEIYGIAPGTSLTVFDMNGRAIHRTLSTSASSSVTIAKPGIYMVKAGNNVARVGIR; encoded by the coding sequence ATGAAGAAAATGGCCGTCCTGCTCCTGACCGCAGGCATCGGCCTCTCCATGGCGGGCTGGGACGGCAAGTCCAAAGAAAAGCCCGAAACGACGGTCATCGACCAGAAGACCTTCTACCTCATCAAGAACGAGGCCAACCTCGCCTGGTTCGCCGATACCGTGAACCGCACCGCGGGCAAGAGCATGCTCAACGCCAAGCTGACCGCGCCCATGAACATGAGGCACAAGCTGTTCGTGCCCATCGCGGCAGGCAAGGGCGACACGCAGTTCGGCGGCATATTCGACGGCGACGGCTACACCATATCGGACCTCTACATCGACGCCGCCAAAATTGGCGAAATCGAGAACCCCAACTGCGAAAAGGAAAAGGCCAAGTGCAACGCCCAGAACGTCGCCTTCATCGCGGTTCTCGGCGGGGGCACGGTCAAGAACCTAGTACTCGAAAACGTCGACATCACCGCCTCCACGAACGCGGGCGACATCCTGAGCAAGGAGCAGCCGATTACGGTCGGTAGCGTCGTCGCCTGGCAGACATCCGGAACCATCGAAGCCTGCTTCGCCACCGGCAACATCCAGACCAGCGGCAAGGGTAACGTCGTGGGCGGCATCGTCGGCAACATGAAGGGCGGCACCGCCAAGAACAACCTGAGCACCGTAAACATCCACGTGAGCGGCGACGAATCGTACGCGGGCGGAACCGTGGGCGTCATCCGCGGGAATGTCACCCTCCAGTCGAACGCATACGACGGCAGCAGCATCGTCAACAACGGGGACGGCTCCATCGGCGGCGTGATAGGCCACCTCGAAAACGGGACGGCGACCTTGTCGCACTGCTACTACGACACCGACATCGCTGACGACGGCATCGGCTTTACCACGAAGGATACCACGAAGGTGGAACTCAAGGGATCCACCTCCGGCGAAAAGAACCTCAACAGCGCCACAGTCGTCTGCGGGCTCAACAACGGCAATCTGGCCGAGGGCTCATGCCCCGAGGGAATCTGGAACCAGGGCGCCACGCACATCTCGCTCAACAAGGCCTCGCTGAACGAAAACGGGAAAATCGTCTACCAGATTACCTTCGACGCGAACAAGGGCGTGTTCTCCAAGAGCGCGAAGACGAGCAAGCTGCTCGAAGCGGGCGAAACGATTACCGCGACCGAAATTACCGAGCCCCTCCGCGGCGACACCGTATTCGCGGGCTGGGCGCTCACCGCAGACGCCGAAACCCCAGCCGCAGACCTCGGGGTTGCCGCGAAGGCCACGACTGTCTATGCCGTATGGAAGAATATGTTCGCAATAACCTTTAACGCGAATGGCGGCGCATTCCTCAACGAAGCCGGAGAAACCGTAATCGGGGACGCTTCGAAAATCGTCGCCGAAAACGCAGAAATCAACATGGAAGGCATCCGCATAGGCACGACCTACGGGGTCGACGAGACCACCTTCTACTTTGTCGGCTGGGCCACCGAAGCGGACGCCGAAGAGCCGCTGGAATCGCTCGGGACAGCGACCGGCAACGCCACCTTCTATGCGCTCTGGCGCGAAGAAGTGACCTACACCGTGACATTCGACGCGGGCATCGGCGGGTATTCCGTCGCGTTCGTGAAAGAAGACGGCAAGGCGGTAAAGCCCGACGATCCGAAAGCCGAAGGCTACACGTTCGGAGGCTGGTTCAATGGCGAAACGGCTTACGACTTCGACGAGGTCGTCACCAAGGACCTGACGCTCACCTCCCAGTGGAAGCCGGTCGAATACAAGATCACCTACGAGCTCGGTGAGGGCAAGAACCACAAGGACAATCCGGCGACCTACACCGTCGAGACCGCGACCATCGCGCTTGGCGCCCCCACAAAAGAAGGCTACTCCTTCGACGGCTGGTTCTACGACAACAAATACACCGACAGGGCGACCCAGATTACGAAGGGCTCTACCGGCGACATGACGCTGTACGCCAAGTGGGAAATAGAGACCTTCACGGTTACCTACATGGCGGGCCGCTACGGGAAGGGAATCGTCGCATCCGACCTGAAGGAATACGGATTCGAAATCAACCTGAGCAAAAAGACCTATACCCGCGAAGGCTACAAGCAGACCGGATGGTCCACGACCGACGGCGGAAAACTCGCATACAAGCTCGGCGAGAAATACGACAAGAACGAAGGGCTTTCGCTATTCCCCTACTGGGAAGAAGACCCGGACGCCATCAGGCATAGCACCGTCGCGGCCGGCCCGAAGTTCGGGGCTGTCGCACACGGAAGGACGCTCGAGATCTACGGCATCGCCCCGGGCACAAGCCTGACCGTGTTCGACATGAACGGGCGCGCAATCCACAGGACGCTCTCGACATCCGCCAGCAGCTCCGTCACGATCGCGAAACCCGGCATCTACATGGTAAAGGCCGGCAACAACGTCGCGAGAGTCGGTATCAGGTAA
- a CDS encoding fibrobacter succinogenes major paralogous domain-containing protein, whose protein sequence is MKRSLYTVFACTAFLVACGDDDSFTPKVPELPGEVADMDELKEFECNDDLIGKKVYVKDLETDYECDGDHWFEAVDTGKSSSSSKKTSSSSAKSSSSAESSSSEKSSSSAESSSSGKSSSSETSVSSSAKSSSSYTTPLLSHCDIGTDENCFKDARDGQTYRTVKIGNQVWMRDNLNFRTGSSSCYNDDTSFCTKYGLLYTWATALDSVGEFSTNSKGCGYNALSCRPVSPTYGICPDGWRIPSTIDWSILFGKVGGKDVAGKALKSASDWLNDGNGTDEASFTALPGGRFEEGIFYLIGNDASFWASNPNTTTYVRLVDYVAMSDDLDKAAQYQTEPYNKRYIRCIKIDTTQTASSSSITPKSSSSETSVSSEALSSSSEASSSSVESSSSESSSSSVALATPCKTATEDNCEYGSLTDERDGKTYKTVKIGEQVWMAENLNYAYLQPTETMDSSSFCYKDNASNCDKFGRLYLWSAIIDSTRLATDANNPKDCGFQKECDLGKIQGICPDGWHIPTNDEFKTLMAAVGGDSIACKMLKSTSGWSNYGSGTDPFGFTALPGNIRFNDGTFNYENEYAQFWSTREFSKLYGNTLYLFTNNKNAYISVTQKNYAVSLRCIKD, encoded by the coding sequence ATGAAGCGCTCCCTCTACACAGTATTTGCCTGCACAGCATTCCTCGTCGCCTGCGGTGATGACGACTCGTTTACCCCGAAAGTCCCCGAGTTGCCTGGCGAAGTGGCCGACATGGACGAGCTCAAGGAGTTCGAGTGCAACGACGACCTCATTGGCAAGAAGGTTTATGTGAAAGACCTCGAAACGGACTACGAATGCGATGGCGACCATTGGTTCGAGGCCGTCGATACGGGCAAGTCGAGTTCGTCTTCCAAGAAAACGTCTTCGAGCAGCGCAAAGTCCAGCAGTTCTGCAGAATCTTCGTCCAGCGAGAAATCCAGTAGTTCCGCAGAGTCTTCATCCAGTGGAAAGTCGAGTTCCAGCGAGACAAGCGTGTCCAGCTCCGCAAAGTCGAGTTCGAGCTACACAACCCCATTGCTCTCTCACTGCGATATAGGTACCGACGAAAACTGCTTTAAGGACGCCCGCGATGGTCAAACATACAGAACGGTCAAAATCGGAAATCAGGTTTGGATGAGGGACAATCTGAACTTCAGAACAGGAAGTAGTTCCTGCTATAACGATGACACCAGCTTCTGCACTAAGTACGGTTTGCTCTACACCTGGGCAACAGCCTTAGACAGCGTTGGCGAATTCAGTACAAACAGCAAGGGCTGCGGATATAACGCATTGTCGTGCCGACCAGTTTCTCCGACATACGGAATCTGCCCAGATGGATGGAGAATTCCTTCAACCATCGATTGGAGTATTTTGTTTGGTAAGGTTGGAGGCAAGGATGTTGCCGGCAAAGCCCTCAAATCCGCATCTGATTGGCTAAACGACGGCAACGGGACAGACGAAGCATCGTTCACGGCCTTGCCGGGAGGACGTTTCGAAGAAGGAATATTCTATCTCATAGGTAACGATGCATCTTTTTGGGCCAGCAATCCCAATACTACCACATATGTCAGATTAGTTGATTATGTAGCTATGTCTGACGATCTCGACAAGGCAGCTCAGTACCAGACTGAACCATACAACAAGCGTTACATTCGTTGCATCAAGATTGATACTACTCAAACAGCATCTTCGTCCAGCATCACACCGAAGTCGAGCTCTAGCGAGACAAGCGTGTCTAGCGAAGCCCTATCGTCGAGCAGCGAAGCCTCTTCGTCCAGCGTAGAATCGAGTTCCAGCGAATCCAGCAGCAGTTCCGTGGCGCTTGCTACTCCCTGCAAGACAGCAACCGAAGACAACTGCGAATACGGGTCCTTGACGGACGAACGTGACGGAAAGACCTACAAGACCGTCAAAATCGGCGAGCAGGTGTGGATGGCGGAGAACTTGAACTACGCCTACTTGCAGCCTACCGAAACCATGGATTCCAGTAGTTTCTGCTACAAAGACAATGCGAGCAACTGCGACAAGTTCGGACGTCTTTACCTATGGAGTGCGATAATAGATTCAACAAGGCTTGCAACAGATGCAAACAACCCGAAGGATTGCGGCTTTCAAAAAGAATGTGATCTAGGCAAAATACAGGGAATATGCCCCGATGGATGGCACATACCGACAAATGACGAATTTAAAACTCTGATGGCAGCGGTGGGTGGTGATTCCATAGCGTGCAAAATGCTCAAGTCTACCAGCGGTTGGAGCAACTACGGCAGTGGTACGGATCCGTTCGGTTTTACAGCACTCCCTGGCAATATCCGGTTCAACGACGGGACATTCAATTATGAAAACGAATATGCGCAGTTCTGGAGCACACGCGAATTCTCAAAGCTATACGGAAACACTTTGTACCTATTCACCAATAACAAGAATGCTTATATAAGCGTTACACAAAAAAACTACGCTGTATCCCTCCGCTGCATCAAGGACTAG
- a CDS encoding ABC-type transport auxiliary lipoprotein family protein yields the protein MKKFTFAIAIAALAAMTLTACFGGNTSEPTRYYTLAIENIDMPNAGAPGARLQVRKFGIEPAYQRNNIVYRESAYDFMFYDLDLWASRPEQMLTQVASEYLAKSGLFQSVETKSASKPQFEFTGHIDAIEEVDEGSSQYARLSLSLSFAKTEGDAPLWEKRFDEKLSVDKREPRLVAEAVSKLFAKYMEEAIGAISQAAPSAQ from the coding sequence ATGAAGAAGTTTACGTTTGCAATTGCTATCGCGGCCCTCGCCGCCATGACCCTTACCGCATGCTTCGGCGGGAACACAAGCGAACCCACCCGCTACTACACGCTCGCCATCGAGAACATCGACATGCCGAATGCGGGAGCCCCCGGCGCTCGCCTGCAGGTGCGCAAGTTCGGCATCGAGCCCGCCTACCAGCGCAACAACATCGTCTACCGCGAATCCGCCTACGACTTCATGTTCTACGATCTCGACCTGTGGGCATCTCGCCCCGAGCAGATGCTCACGCAGGTTGCAAGCGAATACCTCGCGAAGAGCGGGCTTTTCCAGTCCGTGGAGACCAAGTCCGCCTCCAAACCGCAGTTCGAATTTACGGGCCACATCGACGCCATCGAAGAAGTCGACGAAGGCTCCTCGCAATACGCGAGACTCTCGCTCAGCCTTTCCTTCGCCAAGACCGAAGGGGACGCCCCCCTGTGGGAAAAGCGCTTCGACGAAAAATTATCCGTCGACAAGCGTGAACCCCGCCTTGTGGCCGAAGCAGTCTCCAAGCTGTTCGCCAAGTACATGGAAGAAGCCATCGGCGCCATCTCGCAGGCAGCTCCGTCCGCGCAGTAA
- a CDS encoding class I SAM-dependent RNA methyltransferase translates to MSRNFYKPGRSRRPTPNRPAFLKPARETFEVRIEKMVQGGEGMARLPDGRVCFVAGALPGELCKVALTFAKKDFTRGRAVEILEPSPDRVEPRCPLYGKCGGCSLQHLDSEKQAEYLARVERENFRRIARIDLPEDFKVHTGPAWGYRNRARVVVTCDRAGEKDIVRFGFRMPESNRIALFKECPVLSPALNCFLQGKAREIFAGKFRRGSETDVNLFDNGAGDVRFYCGTDRHDARGSSAPGIQSSDPSCVVPVAGKNVHAGAEVFFQSNLSLLPSLVQAVRDAVDEGLAIGEASDSWLIDLFSGVGFFAAMLEDKFKRVTTVERDDNCLRYAKINLSEKCESVSAPAEDWLQENVVDTPATLIVDPPRTGLPPSCTAALAASSVNRLIYVSCDPVTLARDTAVLAQSGFKIRRAEAFAFYPQTPHLEMMLVLAR, encoded by the coding sequence ATGTCCCGCAATTTTTACAAGCCAGGAAGGTCGCGCAGGCCGACTCCCAACCGCCCCGCTTTTTTGAAGCCCGCTCGCGAAACGTTCGAGGTCCGTATCGAGAAGATGGTGCAGGGTGGCGAGGGCATGGCGCGCTTGCCCGATGGTCGCGTGTGCTTTGTTGCGGGAGCCTTGCCGGGGGAACTCTGCAAGGTGGCGCTCACGTTCGCGAAGAAGGATTTTACCCGCGGACGCGCCGTAGAAATTCTTGAACCGAGCCCCGACCGCGTGGAACCGCGCTGCCCGCTGTATGGCAAGTGCGGCGGCTGTAGCCTGCAGCATCTGGACAGCGAAAAGCAGGCGGAATACTTGGCGCGTGTCGAGCGTGAAAACTTCCGGCGCATCGCCCGCATCGATTTGCCCGAAGATTTCAAGGTGCATACGGGCCCCGCGTGGGGGTACCGCAACCGCGCCCGCGTCGTGGTGACCTGCGACCGTGCGGGGGAAAAGGACATCGTGCGTTTCGGGTTCCGCATGCCAGAAAGCAACCGCATCGCGCTCTTCAAGGAATGCCCGGTGCTGTCGCCCGCGCTGAACTGCTTTTTGCAGGGCAAGGCCCGCGAGATATTTGCGGGCAAGTTCCGCCGGGGCAGTGAAACGGACGTGAACCTCTTTGACAATGGCGCGGGCGATGTGCGCTTCTACTGCGGTACGGACAGACATGATGCCCGCGGGTCGTCTGCTCCCGGGATTCAGTCTAGCGATCCTTCGTGCGTCGTGCCTGTTGCGGGCAAAAACGTCCATGCCGGCGCGGAAGTCTTTTTCCAGAGCAACCTCTCGCTGTTGCCCTCGCTGGTGCAGGCCGTGCGCGACGCCGTAGACGAGGGTCTTGCAATCGGTGAAGCAAGCGACAGTTGGCTCATCGACCTCTTTAGCGGGGTAGGGTTCTTTGCCGCGATGCTCGAAGACAAGTTCAAGCGTGTGACGACCGTGGAACGCGACGACAACTGCCTCCGCTACGCTAAAATTAATTTGTCAGAAAAGTGCGAGTCGGTGTCCGCCCCGGCCGAAGACTGGCTGCAAGAAAACGTCGTGGACACCCCCGCGACGCTTATCGTGGACCCGCCCCGTACGGGGCTCCCGCCGAGCTGTACCGCAGCCCTTGCCGCATCCTCCGTGAACCGCCTGATTTACGTGTCGTGCGACCCGGTGACGCTTGCCCGCGATACGGCCGTTTTGGCCCAATCTGGCTTCAAAATCCGCCGCGCCGAGGCTTTTGCCTTCTATCCGCAGACCCCTCACCTCGAAATGATGCTCGTTTTGGCCCGCTAA
- a CDS encoding glycosyltransferase yields MNLLFNLVAVQPIHSAKFHGGGSYGEVIFWALVKRGAGFCCAFDSKKYLAPAIVEACKEKGIPLFDINEKTPQQIVDENGIDTFYTPLYSLEKRWDISVKDFVFTWHGVRALEMQYSWAGVGFAKKFGQKMEALVRYRESWKKYFYKPKYQTLAARMAEGKVRAITVSEHSRASIKSFFPELMDLEIPVFYSPMTEYEPEGFLPPGVAAKKYFLLTSGARWEKNNLRAAIAFDELVGMYESQGKSLDMKMVITGATNARAYLRHLKHRDRFVLLGYVESKELEFLHKNAYAFVFPSLNEGFGYPPVQSMRYGVPVAASGTTSVPEICGDAVLYFDPYSVSEIKNRLVQLLDAGIYKEYASRAPERYAEVHARQVEDLERAVDFLLKG; encoded by the coding sequence ATGAACCTGCTTTTTAACCTTGTTGCGGTCCAGCCCATCCATAGCGCCAAGTTCCATGGCGGCGGAAGTTACGGCGAAGTGATTTTCTGGGCGCTGGTGAAGCGCGGTGCGGGTTTCTGCTGTGCGTTCGACAGCAAGAAGTATCTGGCCCCCGCGATTGTCGAGGCCTGCAAGGAAAAGGGCATCCCCCTGTTCGATATCAACGAGAAGACCCCGCAGCAGATCGTTGACGAAAACGGCATCGACACTTTCTACACGCCGCTCTACTCTCTCGAAAAACGCTGGGACATTTCCGTGAAGGATTTCGTGTTCACATGGCACGGCGTCCGCGCCCTCGAAATGCAGTACAGCTGGGCGGGCGTGGGTTTCGCGAAGAAGTTCGGGCAGAAGATGGAAGCGCTTGTTCGCTACCGCGAATCCTGGAAGAAGTATTTCTACAAGCCCAAGTACCAGACTCTTGCCGCCCGCATGGCCGAGGGCAAGGTCCGCGCCATTACCGTGAGCGAACACAGCCGCGCGTCCATCAAGTCGTTCTTCCCGGAACTCATGGATTTGGAAATACCGGTATTCTACAGCCCCATGACGGAATATGAACCGGAAGGATTTTTGCCGCCGGGAGTTGCCGCGAAAAAGTATTTCTTGCTCACGAGCGGGGCCCGCTGGGAAAAGAACAACCTGCGCGCCGCCATCGCGTTCGACGAGCTGGTGGGCATGTACGAATCGCAGGGCAAGTCGCTCGACATGAAGATGGTCATTACCGGGGCGACGAATGCGCGTGCGTACCTGCGCCACCTCAAGCACAGGGACCGCTTTGTGCTGCTCGGCTATGTGGAAAGCAAGGAACTGGAATTCCTGCACAAGAATGCGTACGCGTTCGTGTTCCCTTCGCTGAACGAGGGATTCGGTTACCCACCGGTGCAATCCATGCGCTATGGCGTGCCCGTGGCGGCGAGCGGCACGACTTCCGTGCCCGAAATATGCGGAGACGCGGTGCTCTATTTCGACCCGTATTCCGTAAGCGAAATCAAGAACCGCCTTGTGCAGCTGCTCGATGCCGGAATCTATAAAGAATATGCGTCCCGGGCTCCGGAACGCTATGCTGAGGTGCATGCGCGTCAGGTCGAAGACCTGGAACGCGCGGTGGATTTCTTGCTGAAGGGCTGA
- a CDS encoding MlaD family protein, whose translation METTRSERIKLGAFMLFCGVLICVFLGYVLKRYLSEQYDNYYTIFSTSVNGLFVDAKVKLNGIDVGSVTRITINEENLNEVVVAFKVTHGTPIKIGTRAGMTAGMNLTGEKQVVLSGGAFSEPNVPEGGLVPAEVSHFDHITSQAGDIVAHVDSVLVNVNTLLSSENAQNLSKAIKNFEEMTANLNRVTQGLAKPLANISKSAESIHRVMGEIEEAKIAAKAGEDLDILKEKIDAIDTKSMNENLTKAMESISQLSKRIDGMVYKNQDQVGEAIVELNTVLENLEEFSQKIKNNPSALIREPAKTRRK comes from the coding sequence ATGGAAACCACCCGATCCGAAAGAATTAAACTTGGCGCATTCATGCTGTTCTGCGGCGTGCTTATATGCGTGTTCCTCGGCTACGTGCTCAAGCGCTACCTGAGCGAACAGTACGACAACTACTACACCATATTCAGCACCTCGGTGAACGGACTCTTTGTAGACGCGAAGGTCAAACTTAATGGTATCGACGTAGGTAGCGTCACGCGCATCACCATCAACGAAGAGAACCTGAACGAAGTCGTGGTCGCCTTCAAGGTCACGCACGGCACTCCCATCAAGATCGGCACCCGCGCGGGCATGACGGCGGGCATGAACCTCACCGGCGAAAAGCAGGTGGTGCTCTCGGGCGGCGCATTCTCGGAACCGAACGTCCCCGAAGGCGGACTCGTGCCGGCGGAAGTCTCGCATTTCGACCACATCACGAGCCAGGCGGGCGACATCGTCGCGCACGTGGATTCCGTGCTCGTGAACGTCAACACGCTGCTCTCCAGCGAAAACGCGCAGAACCTGAGCAAGGCCATCAAGAACTTCGAAGAAATGACGGCCAACCTGAACCGCGTCACTCAGGGCCTGGCAAAGCCCCTCGCCAACATCTCGAAATCCGCCGAATCGATACACCGCGTGATGGGTGAAATCGAAGAAGCGAAAATCGCGGCAAAGGCGGGCGAAGACCTCGACATCCTGAAGGAAAAGATCGACGCCATCGACACGAAGTCGATGAACGAGAACCTCACGAAGGCGATGGAATCCATCAGCCAGCTTTCGAAGCGCATCGACGGCATGGTCTACAAGAATCAGGACCAGGTCGGAGAGGCCATCGTGGAACTGAACACCGTGCTCGAGAACCTCGAAGAATTCAGCCAGAAAATCAAGAACAATCCCTCCGCGCTCATCCGCGAACCCGCGAAGACCCGCCGCAAATAA
- a CDS encoding ABC transporter ATP-binding protein: MEEEILKVDHLKASYGRESILKDISFGVKRGEIRMVLGSSGCGKSTLLNNVLKFIKSDEGTITYFGKTFGAKEGLDSETRMRTGVLFQSGALIADLTIAENAMLPLKRSMPYMPKSQMEAIVADRLEKVHLLHAFHKYPGEISGGMKKRAALARAIALKPELLFCDEPSTGLDPVTARSLDELLLELRDTLKVSMVIVSHELESIKIICDRFVYLKDGYVLKDATLEEGMQSDDPTLRHFFNRQCPKEENSAGLYHFNFID, from the coding sequence ATGGAAGAAGAAATCCTCAAAGTAGATCACCTGAAGGCAAGTTACGGACGCGAGTCCATTCTGAAGGATATTTCCTTCGGCGTGAAGCGCGGCGAAATTCGCATGGTGCTCGGCAGTTCGGGCTGCGGAAAGTCGACGCTCCTGAACAACGTCCTGAAATTCATCAAGTCGGACGAAGGGACCATCACCTACTTCGGAAAGACCTTCGGCGCGAAGGAAGGCCTCGACAGCGAGACCCGCATGCGCACGGGCGTGCTTTTCCAGAGCGGCGCCCTCATAGCGGACCTTACCATCGCCGAGAACGCGATGCTGCCGCTCAAGCGCAGCATGCCCTACATGCCCAAAAGCCAGATGGAAGCGATTGTCGCCGACCGCCTGGAGAAGGTCCACCTGCTGCACGCCTTCCACAAGTACCCGGGCGAAATTTCGGGCGGCATGAAGAAGCGCGCTGCCCTCGCCCGCGCCATCGCGCTCAAGCCGGAACTGCTTTTCTGCGACGAACCTTCCACGGGCCTCGACCCGGTGACGGCCCGCTCGCTCGACGAACTTTTGCTCGAACTGCGCGACACACTCAAGGTATCGATGGTCATCGTGAGCCACGAACTCGAGAGCATCAAGATTATCTGCGACCGCTTTGTGTACCTGAAGGACGGCTACGTGCTCAAGGACGCGACCCTCGAAGAGGGAATGCAGTCCGACGATCCGACCCTAAGGCACTTTTTCAACCGGCAATGCCCCAAGGAAGAAAACTCCGCCGGGCTTTACCACTTTAATTTTATAGATTGA